Within the Medicago truncatula cultivar Jemalong A17 chromosome 4, MtrunA17r5.0-ANR, whole genome shotgun sequence genome, the region ACGGAACATTTTGTCTAAATTTATTAAAGTTTTACCGGAAATAAGGTAAGAATTTGGAATAAGGCCATCACTTATAAGAGGAAACATAATAATGTTGACCATTATTATGAATATCATCATAATACAAGTCATTTGATCATAGCTAAATACatcatcacaaaataaaatttcatcgATTGTTTGGATCTCTAAGTATCAATTAGGAGTTGAAATGAAACACATGAACTCTGGTTGACGTGCCACTTATCCCTCTGATTcatgaaattgaaataatacTCTTATTAGTTTGTGTTTGGTTCCAAGTTTGCACATCGATACATTTTTACTGTGATTTCTAAAAGCTTCAAATACTAGCTTCTATGATAATGTGATTTTTTGCcgtgattttcatcaaattgTGTTTTACAAACACAGTATTAAACAGACACTTAAAGATGGTGTTGGTTAGGATATACAAATGAAACTCTTAATAAAGGTGAATGTTGGTCCATAGCTTGTGGAGAAGGTGTTCGTCCTTTGATGGTGgattaattttaaattcatatttgatccctaaaaaaaatagacaaaatgtTATGTACAATGTGTCATTGATGTGCATCCGTCGTATTATCATTTAACATGACACATCTACACTTCTAATAAAGTTATTTGATGAATGAAATtcaatttaaaagagaaattttttatttggtaaatTCTTGATCCCAAATTGTCACAATTTCAGAACTTCTACATCAATTGTTGagtcaattaaaataaattcttgacaaaaaaaaaaataatagtttgttttttttgtcctaAAGAGCAAATGTCTCTACATCTTTTTTCacatagtttttatttattgaaagaaTCTTTTTTCACATAGTTATATACATAAAGGACAACaatatgatattttaaataAGCTTATATATAGCAAATTAATTGACATAAAGTTTTGCTGGAAAAGTAGAGATGCGTGTAAGAATCAAACAATTGTTTTAAAAGTTATAATTGAACAAttctagaaaagaaaattacGAAAGAACTTCATCATTTTGAGgcaataaagaaaaacaaatggtAAAGTATTATAAAGAACGTGTAGAAAGATTCAATAATTGACTCCTTATGGCTCTCGTGTAAAAACAAAGGAGTTGGAGTTGGAGGAACCTAGCAAACGCTACAAGTCAAATTGATTTGGTGAACTTAGCTTACCTCTTTTGTCTCACGCGgctttatttttctatttcctTCAAAGTCTCAAATCTCCGCAAGTCTAAACACACTAATTTCGTTGACCTAACTTATTTTGTGAAATTACACACATATCCACCGTCCTATTATATATATCACATTTCAAAGGTTAATTTAGTCTATCTACACGAAAAAGATTGGTCTAGTGGTGAAGGATTGGAACCTATAATTTACTTCTATTTAGGCCTTAGATTCGACTCTCTCATATGTCAATAATCATTATTAACGTGATTTTGCTTTGATTTTATATAAACTTTGTTAGTGTAGTGAAAACGATATCGACTTATCTTTAGACCGAGTATCagagttaaataaataaaatttaagtctCTCTATGAGCGTGTCTTAGTTCTAGTAGCTTTTTTTTGTCCATAATCTTGGAACGCATCAAATTGAAGGCTCCGTCTAAACGCCAACGACTCTTAAGTCTTGCACCTTTTTCCCTATAAATACCAACAAAACATTTGTCCTTACAAATTAAGTTCTTTCATTTTATTAGAACAAAGAACAATAAACCAAACAAACGCAAAGCATATTCCTATAAAAACAGGGGCGACCCGAGACCACTAAGAACACTACACTACACAAACAACCATGGCAAAGAACTTTAATGTTCTTGTTTTTGTTCTACTTGCAGTTGCTGCAAACCTGTTCCATGGATCATTTGCACAAACTAGACATGTGGTTGGTGATACCACGGGTTGGACTATCCCAACCAACGGTGCTTCATTCTATACCAACTGGGCTTCCAACAAAACCTTCACCGTAGGCGACACTCTAGGtaagaaataatatatttcagACCCTTGTCGTTTTGATTCgtttatataaaaattgttttaaggTAAACTTGATTTTGCAGTGTTCAATTATGCAAGTGGACAACATGATGTGGCTAAGGTAACAAAAACAGCTTACGATAGTTGCAATGGAgcaaacacacttttcaccttAACAAACAGTCCAGCTACCGTAACTTTGAACGAAACAGGACAACAGAACTTCATTTGTGCAGTTCCAGGTCATTGTTCAGCTGGTCAAAAACTTTCAATTAACGTTGTTAAAGCTTCTGCTTCACCTGTTTCTGCTCCAACTCCAAGTGCTTCTCCACCAAAGGCTACTCCAGCTCCTACCCCTGTTCCAGCAAAATCACCGGCACCAACCAAGGCCGCTACACCGGCACCAGCACCATCTACTACTGCTTCACCAACACCTGCTCCAGCTCCTGCTACTGGACGTGTTACTTACACCGTTGGTGACACCATTGGCTGGATCATTCCATCTAACGGTACTGCTGCTTATACAACCTGGGCTTCTGGCAAGTCTTTCAAAGTTGGAGACATCCTTGGTAAGTCATTATTAtttagaaatttatttatgattaaatATTAGGATTTAATTTGgagatgaaaaaaattagagatcTTGCACATGTCATTAATGAAGTGTTAGAATTGAATAATAGGAAAATAGATCATATCATACAGTGATTTTCACACAAGAGGACCCCATTcttgattaataaaattcaaTACATGGTAATGAGATATCTGATCTCTTGATTGATATACTCATCAACTATTTGCTTTAAAAGTGTGTGTGAAATGCATTAACCAGTTGTTGAATTTAGGTGTCTAAAATTGTTGTGGAAATATGATTTAGATGTATAATTTTGTGAGGCAAATTATTGATCAACTTGTATTATGATGcagttttcaatttccaattgAATGCACACAACGTGGAAGAAGTGACAAAGGAAAAGTATGATTCATGCAACTCAACTTCTCCAATTGCAACTTTCAGCAACCCACCAGTGAGAGTAACACTTAACAAAACTGGTACTCATTACTATATCTGTGGTGTTCCTGGACACTGCTCTGCAGGCCAAAAGCTTTCCATCAATGTTGGTAGTGGTAGCAGCAGCCCTGCCACATCACCTTCTCCTTCTGCCTCGTCGCCTTCTCCTTCCACCGGTGCCACTCCACCCTCTGCTTCCGGTTCTCCCTCACCGGGGTCTCCTGTCACCCCTTCATCCCAGTCTCCAGGTGGTTCTGTCAGTCCACCTCCTGAGAACTCCGGTGCCGCGTCTCTTGGAGTTGCCGGGTTATTTGTCACCGTCCTCTCAATTGCAGCTACATTTTTCTGTTAGAGAGGTGAGATGAGATGAGATCCTAGTTAGGAGGATTATTTGTTcttgatttatttgtgtgattcttggtttctattttgttattgtgtttttttgggACATTTTACAATAATGTTAGATTTCTGTTCATCTACTACAGTTTTGGTATCATatgctaataaataaataaacacttTTGTTGGGAAATAAACATACTAATTGTTATTTGCGATAGTTGTAATTGAAAATGCATATTGGTTTATGATTGATATCACACGGACAATCAGAATTACGGTaaactattatatttttgtaaagGTTATAAAAGCGTTGGTCTTATATTCAGTTAGATGCAACTCAAATTTTAAGATGATATAATAGTATGGTTAAGATTAGTTGGATCACCTACTATCAATTAGTCGTTATAAGATAACTTGAATCGTATCGTCTAGTTTTAGCGTAAAGAAGTGTGTTAATAGTGTTATATCATATCACATAAATGTTTGCAGGTGAGGTGATCTTTTCCTTATAAATAGGTTTTACAATTGTTAAAGTACCTACCGTGATACAAAAGAAGGACTTAGTGGGTTGAATGAATTTTTAATACACCAAGGTGACAATCACGTTGTGTGTGGGTGGTAGTGGAGAAAATGtgacatatttttatttgaaatttgaattagGAATTTAGGATGAGGGTTGATAACTTAACctctttgatttttcaaaagTCATGTGGGTTAGTAATTTGATTGGAGAAAAGTCGTGTGATAAAGGAAATGGTGACATTTGGAAGTCCCTTTAGTCTTTACCTTCCATTTCATTCAACAGAAAAGTCCATACCGTTGAGGTCACGGGATTCAACATTTAGCTAAACTAATACTGGTAGCCTTTTGATTGTGGTCCCTAATTGAAACGACTAGAATATATGTCATTGTGCATTAAAGGATCTGGAAAGATCATTAATGTTCCCTTGTAGAAAAGTAcactttaaattattaaaatttaaaattgtccTACAAGGTAAATGACAAAAGAATAACTTGACATCCAATTTACGgtggggtttagcatgggaaagaaaaattgattcCCACCgtgaaaaagtttttttggaCGGTTAGATTAAAGAAGAACACAAATTTTATAATGGTATGTCCATACTATATCATCCATCAACATTATCTCTCTTCCATTCCCCCCACTCATGCActcaaccaccaccaccaccacactaTTCATCTTTCCTCTCAATCTTAGTTTTCAACGCACAGAAGAACACAAATTTACCACTGAATTGTGCTTTAGAAACTATCGCCAGCAAACCTATAGGGTGGCATTTGGTATGCACAAATGCATgatttgtgcaccatgcacaaaCAACACTTTTATGGACTGGTGACAGTTTTGGTGGGGTGGGGTGACCtgctgaaaataaataaataataaaagaaaacatattataatggaaaatatttggttttattgtttttggtgGTTACACCCCCCAAAAGTGAAACATGAAGTAGTAATGCACACCACCCTTAGAAATACGTGCTATCAGCTTGGACACACCACTGCAATCACGACAGATTTCTCACCTCACCGCTCACTCATCATCCTTCTCGGCAGAAAGTAGCAGCGGTGGCTGTTAAATTCTTGGcacccaatttttattttttttttacagaaaattAACATGCATTGAAAAGGATGGAGAGGATGCCGTGAAGGGAAAAACCCCAGCTGAAGAGTTTGAGTAGAAGTGAAAGGGGAAGAAAGACATGAAGTAGAGGTTGTGACGTTGTGTTTACGTGCTGCTATACTTGACATGAAGAATAAGTAGTTTCAGACAATAACAATTAGATTTAgcattcaaaaaaaatctaatgagGAGTGATTTTCTGCTGCTACTTGTTTGTGTACATATGAGTGGCAGCCATTGATGATTGAGTTTGAAGCTTTTGGACCTAATTTCATGAAgaaatttgttttattaaaatataataatcttATCAATTCTGACTTTAAATCCAAATTTAAATTCtagaaaaactttttttcatGATGTTGATAATCTTTAACTGCTCACCAAAAAAGTAGTGATCGATGAGCCTcaatcatgtttttattttatttttttaaataaaaaataattttcgatcaaaataattaaatgtccAATAtgcttttccaaaaaaaaaaaaaaaaaatcttgtcaTTGCCTCCTTTGGTTGTTGCAAAAGTGAGTTAAATGTTGCTGAATATCATCTGGGTTGTTTGGCGAGGAAGAACCAATGTTGTTGGTGTATGCTAAGTACCATAGAGCTTCACTATCCAATGGCTAAAAATTACTATGATACTCCCTCTGCGGTTGATTGTTCCCCTTTCCTCTACCACATCTCTCCTTCACATGCAACCTTCTTCCTCAACACTCCTCCGCCGCGTGAGTTCCGACCACCACTGTTGAAGCGAAACACAATCTCCACAACGAAAAAGCTTCCTTACTTTCCCTCCTCAACCTTCTCGAAGCTCCAATACCAACGCTTGCTTCAACTTCACCTCACacctgtaatttttttattaagaattttttttcttcaatggtTGGTAGATCATGATGGATCtattgatgattatgggttTGATATATGTGGAAGGTACCAATACATGATCTGTGTTGAATCAGAGCAATTACATGAAATCAGTTgtataaatattgattttagttgTATAAGGTCCTCGATGGGTTgcaataatcacttttaatttcTCATTCGTAATAGGGGTTGTGATTTTAAGAATTGAAACCTCAATTGGATTTAGAATCGTTGTTGCCACTTTCCCCTTCaccatcaacataaatcattttgcataaaaaaaaaaaaatcaacataaatcaatcATTTACCCATTTGTGGATAATTGTGATGCAATGCTGAAGTTTGTTCCGGGTGGCAAACCGTGTTGAACTAGAACTCGGAGATCTGAGTTTAGAGGCATcaaactacaattttttttaatattttttttactataaactgcattttctttttttacaataacTGCAATTGTTATAGTTCCCGTTTTGAATCaaagaaataaataagataaaaatggAGCCAACGACATTgaggtaaaaaaattaaatttttagaaaTACTTTAGTATTTTAGAAATTGTTGCAGAAGTTAATGAAAGCTTCCAAGATTCAACCTTTGATTTCAAGCTTCTTCAAGTAGTTGATTtcagaagaagaggaagaagatgtaTATGCCTAAGAAACTCTACATGCgtagaagaagagaaagaacccataatttaattttaaactaaCTTGGTTTGATAATATGTTTCTGCTGGTTTTTGCTTTGCTGGGTGATAGATGAATAATAATGAGCAGGTGTTTTATTAATTTGGGGCTTTGCTGAAAATGAGATGGGGGGAATGTTGGAGCCATCTCAAATAGGTGAAAATTAGATGGAGGGAAAAGTTGGAGGCATGTGGAAGTGGTGAAATAAAGGGATAGAATAATGAGGTGGATTTGAttattttgggagaaaagggaagtgaaatttaattatttttagaaagaataaaacgaaaagttgacatatttataagaccaaaaacatatttaatctttCAATTTATTACCTttacttgaaagaaaaaatcattctcttattatttaaaaaataaaaaaaaaacaccaccTTTTTTATTAATATCTTCGTTCAAcgtaataaataatatattaagtctAACATATTTGCATTTACGTTTTCAATGATATCTTTTAACAAATGATATCTTCAACAACTAATCAATTTTTTCAGAGACTAGTCAAACTTATAACTATCACCTTAATGACAAAATTCTTCGACCTAAACTACTTCCAAGATAGAATAACGATtgatcaaactcacaactcttaAATGCAAAACATGGAAGGATTGAGATCCACGATACTTAAATAAGGAGGGAGATGAATTCTATTATTTTAGGAGAAGAGGGAAAGTGAAATAATTTCCCCAAAAAAAAGtggttaaaatgaaattaagttttttatctTTTAGCGAAAACTTAATTCATTTCCTTATGATTTTCTTGCATGTTAATTTagtctttgacaaaaaaaaaaacttaaattgttCCATGATATAAAGTttgtttgttatagtttttttaaggaaaaaaatcactttttctaaaaaaaatattcaattttaagAATTGTGCATCCGTTTGTTACGACTCATCAGACTCACAACTCTTACCCTAACTCAAAGAATCTTGCAGTGAAAGTACTTGGATGAAcgttcaatgactaatcaaactCTTTATCGACTAATCAAGCATGTGACTCTAACCCTAATGACACGATTCTTTGACCTGAACTACTACATAAACTTCAGCACGACTGGTTAAAATCACAACTCTTACCCTAACTGAAAGAATATTGGAGTGAAAGTACTTGGATGAATGTTCAACGACCAATCAAACTCTTTATCAACTAATCAACCTTAAAACACTAACCCTAATGGCAAGATTCTTCGACCCAAACTACTTCCAAGATTTCAGAATGACTCTtcaaactcacaactcttacccAGACTAAAAGAATCATGTAGTCAAAGTACTTGGATAAATGTTTAATGACTAATCCAATTTTTAATCGACTAATCAACCTTAAATCTCTCACCCTAACGACAATATTCTTCGACCTAAACTACTTCCAAGATGTTATAACgactcatcaaactcataaCTTTTACCTTAACTCAAAGAATCTTGCAGTGAAAGTACTTGGATGAACGTTGAATGACTAAACAAAAACTCTTTATAGACTAATCAAGCTTACAACTCTCACCCTAATGACAAGTTTATTTGATCTAAATTACTTTGAAGATGTCGCAACGACTGATCAAGCTCACAAATTTTACCCTAACCGAATGAATCTTGGAGTGAAAGTACTTGGATGAAcgttcaatgactaatcaaactCTTTATCGACTAGTCAAGCTTACAAGTCTCACCCCTACGACAAGATTCTTCGACCTTAACTACTTCCAAAATGTCAGAAAGACTCATCAAACTCACAGCTCTTACCATAACTGAAAGAATCTTGCAGTCAAATTGCTTGGATGAATGTTCAACGACTAGTCCAATTTTTAATCGACTAATCAACCTTAAAGCTCTCATTCTAACGACAGTATTCTTCGACCTAAACTACTTCCAAGATGTCATAACGACTCATCAGACTCACAACTCTTACCCTAACTCAAAGAATCTTGCAGTGAAAGTACTTAGATGAAcgttcaatgactaatcaaactCTTTATTGACTAATCAAGCTTACAACTCTCACCCTAACGACAAGATTCTTCAACTTAAACTACTTCCAAGATGTCATAACGACcatcaaactcacaactcttacATCTGAAAGAATCTTGCAGTCAAAGTACTTGGATGAACGTTCAATGAATAATCAAATTGTTCATCGACTAATCAAGCCTACAACTCTCACCCTTACAATAAAAATCTTCGATCTAAATTACCTTGATGATTGTTAATTGATAAATCAAAAGTTCACAACGATTACTTAAACCCACAACTCTTACCCTAATAGCAATAATCTTATACGGAAAGTACTTTAATGAATGTTAATTGATTTATAAAGATAACCACTGCTTCGTTTgtatttaatcattattatagttattattataattaattagtattataatataaataaatattaataatattatattataacgACAAAACTAGATTTAtattcaaatatagaaaataacataattcaattttattaataaaactcaagattaaaaatacaacaactgaaatacatcaaaatacaaaaactgaaaaattgaTAATTACTAAATTATTTATGTGGTCATATATATCACATATAAAAACCTAAAATGTTGAATTTAGTTTATAATAGCAACCAAATTGTGTATTTATTAACCAAATATTACACACaatttattcatcttataattttcccaaaataaaataaaatccaattaCAAGCGACCAATTTCCCAAAATGACTTCTACttaatttttatacattttctgatttttaaatatacatacaaaatgcaattttaggtgctaaaaaaaataaaattaagcgCATGTTATTGCAATTGCAGCAAATATCAGCCCATGTTCTTACAAGGTAGCAGAAAATAGTCCAGCCCAAACCCACTACAAGCCACACAAAAA harbors:
- the LOC11442875 gene encoding blue copper protein, translating into MAKNFNVLVFVLLAVAANLFHGSFAQTRHVVGDTTGWTIPTNGASFYTNWASNKTFTVGDTLVFNYASGQHDVAKVTKTAYDSCNGANTLFTLTNSPATVTLNETGQQNFICAVPGHCSAGQKLSINVVKASASPVSAPTPSASPPKATPAPTPVPAKSPAPTKAATPAPAPSTTASPTPAPAPATGRVTYTVGDTIGWIIPSNGTAAYTTWASGKSFKVGDILVFNFQLNAHNVEEVTKEKYDSCNSTSPIATFSNPPVRVTLNKTGTHYYICGVPGHCSAGQKLSINVGSGSSSPATSPSPSASSPSPSTGATPPSASGSPSPGSPVTPSSQSPGGSVSPPPENSGAASLGVAGLFVTVLSIAATFFC